In a genomic window of Argonema galeatum A003/A1:
- the nadA gene encoding quinolinate synthase NadA, with the protein MTTLPLKDYTQAPATPPDLFEAIQALKTKLNAVILAHYYQDPDIQDVADYIGDSLELSRRAASTNADVIVFAGVHFMAETAKILNPDKLVLLPDLNAGCSLADTCPPDAFAAFKAAHPGHLVISYINCSAAIKAMSDIICTSSNAVKIVSQIPANQPIIFAPDRNLGRYVMEQTGRDMVLWQGACIVHENFSEKKIVQLKIAHPEAEIIAHPECEPPVLRHANYIGSTSALLKYSQASSSEAFIVATEPGIIHQMQKQQPQKRFIPAPPINNCACNECPFMRLNTLEKLYWAMKNRSPEITLPEETRLAALRPMQRMLEMS; encoded by the coding sequence ATTACTACACTTCCTCTCAAAGATTACACCCAAGCCCCAGCAACTCCCCCTGATTTGTTTGAGGCGATTCAAGCTCTCAAAACCAAGCTAAACGCCGTTATTCTCGCTCACTATTACCAAGACCCTGATATTCAGGATGTAGCAGATTATATTGGTGATTCCCTAGAGCTATCCCGGCGAGCCGCCAGCACCAATGCGGATGTCATCGTCTTCGCAGGCGTTCACTTTATGGCGGAAACTGCCAAAATTCTCAACCCAGATAAATTGGTACTTTTACCAGATTTAAACGCCGGTTGCTCTTTGGCAGATACTTGTCCCCCCGACGCCTTTGCCGCCTTTAAAGCCGCGCACCCAGGACATTTGGTGATTTCCTATATCAATTGCTCTGCCGCCATTAAGGCAATGAGCGATATTATCTGCACCAGTTCCAACGCTGTCAAGATAGTTAGCCAAATTCCAGCAAATCAGCCAATTATATTTGCTCCCGATCGCAATCTCGGTCGCTACGTCATGGAGCAAACTGGGCGAGACATGGTACTATGGCAAGGAGCTTGTATTGTACATGAAAACTTCTCCGAAAAGAAGATAGTCCAGTTAAAAATTGCCCACCCAGAAGCCGAAATCATCGCTCATCCCGAATGCGAACCGCCAGTATTGCGTCACGCCAACTACATCGGTTCTACCAGTGCTTTGCTGAAGTATTCTCAAGCTAGTTCCAGTGAAGCTTTTATTGTTGCTACCGAACCTGGTATTATTCACCAAATGCAGAAGCAGCAACCTCAAAAACGCTTCATTCCCGCACCACCAATCAACAATTGCGCCTGCAATGAGTGTCCTTTCATGCGATTAAATACTCTGGAAAAGCTTTATTGGGCGATGAAAAATCGCTCACCGGAAATAACTTTACCAGAAGAAACGCGATTAGCTGCATTGCGACCAATGCAACGGATGTTGGAAATGAGCTGA
- a CDS encoding DUF4058 family protein, with translation MPSPFPGMNPYLENPLRWSEVHHRLITAIAIAIESNLSLQYRVAIEKRIYLSEEEEESVTVAIPDVSVYSQSSTSSQTRSTMTLPAQTEAVTVRLPVPEEMREGYLEIREEETGYVVTAIEVISPTNKRAGMGRDAYEKKRRKVLSSPTNLVEIDLLRGGKPMRMNYRPNPAIGLSHFDC, from the coding sequence ATGCCTTCTCCGTTTCCAGGAATGAACCCTTATTTAGAGAATCCCCTCCGGTGGTCGGAAGTACATCACCGCCTGATTACAGCAATTGCCATAGCCATAGAATCGAATCTCAGTCTTCAATACAGAGTGGCGATTGAAAAACGCATTTATCTGAGTGAGGAGGAAGAAGAGTCCGTCACTGTAGCAATTCCTGATGTGTCTGTATACTCTCAAAGTTCAACCTCAAGTCAGACTCGATCGACGATGACTTTACCCGCACAAACTGAAGCTGTCACGGTAAGGTTACCAGTACCGGAAGAAATGAGGGAAGGTTATTTAGAAATTAGAGAGGAGGAAACAGGATATGTGGTCACAGCGATCGAAGTTATTTCTCCCACTAACAAACGCGCTGGTATGGGACGAGATGCTTATGAAAAAAAGCGTCGGAAAGTATTAAGCAGTCCTACAAATTTGGTAGAAATTGACTTACTCAGAGGCGGTAAACCCATGCGAATGAATTATCGGCCAAATCCCGCCATCGGACTATCGCATTTTGATTGCTAG
- a CDS encoding IS630 family transposase: MRLHSKKKTYAYQERCEEARSEFLQKIAYYRPEQLIYMDESGINNNEPAVYGWCEKGKRYDDTRPGKRRERLSIIGALCENKFLAPIVYQGYCNAKLVETWLEKVLLPQVEIGQVIVMDNAPFHNSRRIRELVEKAGCELLFLPSYSPDLNPIEHWWHKVKTAIRKELRSYNFDVHKAADAAFQYL; the protein is encoded by the coding sequence ATTAGGTTACACTCGAAAAAAAAAACTTATGCCTATCAAGAGCGCTGTGAAGAAGCTCGGTCTGAATTCCTTCAAAAAATAGCGTATTATCGCCCAGAGCAGTTGATTTATATGGATGAAAGCGGAATTAATAATAATGAACCTGCGGTTTATGGTTGGTGTGAAAAGGGGAAAAGATATGACGATACTCGACCAGGTAAACGTCGTGAAAGACTAAGTATTATTGGTGCTTTGTGCGAAAATAAGTTTTTAGCTCCGATAGTATATCAGGGATATTGTAACGCCAAACTTGTTGAAACTTGGCTAGAGAAAGTATTATTGCCTCAAGTAGAGATAGGACAGGTTATCGTTATGGATAATGCTCCTTTTCATAACTCTAGAAGAATCAGAGAACTCGTGGAAAAAGCTGGATGTGAACTACTGTTCTTACCCAGCTACTCTCCTGACTTAAACCCCATTGAACATTGGTGGCATAAAGTGAAGACAGCTATCAGAAAAGAACTGCGGTCTTATAATTTTGATGTTCACAAAGCCGCTGATGCTGCCTTTCAGTATTTGTAA
- a CDS encoding DUF4058 family protein produces the protein MIARGDRRPQAQLYAFSVRQEIPQFLLPLRSGDPEPLVDLQSLLIQVDNQARFDMAINYRLESVPPLKSEDKIWADALLRETGLR, from the coding sequence TTGATTGCTAGAGGAGATCGCCGTCCGCAAGCGCAGTTGTATGCTTTTAGCGTTCGGCAAGAAATTCCTCAGTTTCTGCTACCTTTGCGATCGGGAGATCCTGAACCATTGGTAGATTTACAGAGTTTGTTAATTCAGGTAGACAATCAGGCAAGATTTGATATGGCAATAAACTACCGTCTCGAATCCGTACCGCCTCTCAAATCGGAGGATAAAATTTGGGCAGATGCACTTCTGCGAGAAACGGGACTGCGTTAA
- a CDS encoding TIGR04168 family protein, with the protein MAGQGNQNQGIKIAVVGDVHDQWEAEDGEALRHLGVDLVLFVGDFGNESVRVVRAIASLDIPKAVILGNHDAWYSASEWGRKRCPYNRKKEDWVQDQLDALGETHVGYGKLDFPELNLTVVGSRPFSWGGEVWKNIDFYEKRYGVTSFEESSSRIVEAANSAASDTIIFLGHNGPFGLGDRPDDPCGKDWEPVGEDFGDPDFADALAQTKHLGKSIPLVTFGHMHHHLRYTDDELRTCVAKSPDGTVYLNAASVPRIVQNGSDRLRNFFLVSLQAGVVSEISLVWVGKEYTVESEEIFYQRDEKALGETGFLTAANQVFG; encoded by the coding sequence ATGGCTGGTCAGGGAAATCAAAATCAAGGGATTAAAATAGCAGTTGTCGGGGATGTCCACGACCAGTGGGAAGCTGAGGATGGGGAAGCTTTACGCCACTTGGGTGTGGATTTGGTGCTGTTTGTGGGGGATTTTGGGAATGAGTCGGTGCGGGTGGTAAGAGCGATCGCATCTCTAGACATCCCCAAAGCGGTCATTTTGGGCAACCACGATGCGTGGTACAGCGCCTCGGAGTGGGGACGCAAGCGGTGTCCCTACAACCGCAAGAAGGAAGACTGGGTGCAGGATCAGCTAGATGCTTTGGGCGAAACTCATGTGGGTTACGGAAAGCTGGACTTCCCAGAATTGAACTTAACGGTTGTGGGGAGTCGTCCCTTCAGTTGGGGTGGAGAAGTTTGGAAAAATATCGATTTCTATGAAAAACGGTATGGTGTGACCAGTTTTGAAGAGTCTAGCAGCCGGATTGTGGAGGCGGCAAATAGTGCAGCATCTGATACAATTATTTTCCTCGGTCACAATGGGCCTTTCGGGTTAGGCGATCGCCCGGACGATCCCTGCGGTAAAGATTGGGAACCCGTGGGAGAAGATTTCGGCGATCCGGATTTTGCAGATGCTCTAGCGCAAACCAAACATCTGGGTAAATCCATTCCCCTGGTAACATTTGGGCATATGCACCACCATTTACGCTACACCGATGATGAGTTACGCACTTGCGTTGCGAAGAGTCCCGATGGGACAGTTTATTTAAATGCGGCAAGTGTGCCTCGGATTGTGCAGAATGGAAGCGATCGGCTGCGGAATTTCTTCCTGGTATCCTTACAAGCTGGTGTCGTCTCTGAGATATCGCTGGTTTGGGTTGGCAAAGAGTATACTGTTGAGTCTGAGGAAATTTTTTATCAGCGAGATGAGAAGGCGTTGGGAGAAACCGGGTTTCTGACTGCTGCGAATCAAGTTTTTGGCTAA
- a CDS encoding TIGR04282 family arsenosugar biosynthesis glycosyltransferase produces the protein MTNCLVIFTRYPEAGKVKTRLIPVLGAEGAAVLHRQMTESAIAQVKKLQFSLPLSLEVHFTGGDRQLMQQWLGDDIFYRQQSEGDIGMRMASAFQIAFTNNTDNVIIVGSDCPTLKSQIIAEAFQALSQHDLVLGPATDGGYYLIGLCRFIPDLFTGISWSTSEVFQQTLEIAEKLNLKVAYLTELSDVDRPEDLSFVYTHDQKNLSAKI, from the coding sequence ATGACCAATTGCCTAGTCATTTTTACTCGCTATCCAGAAGCAGGAAAAGTCAAGACGCGACTCATCCCAGTTCTGGGTGCTGAAGGTGCAGCGGTTCTTCATCGCCAAATGACAGAAAGTGCGATCGCACAAGTCAAAAAACTTCAATTCTCCCTTCCCCTATCTCTGGAAGTGCATTTTACGGGTGGCGATCGACAATTGATGCAACAATGGTTGGGAGATGATATTTTTTATCGACAACAGAGTGAAGGCGATATTGGAATGCGAATGGCGTCTGCATTTCAAATAGCATTTACCAATAATACGGATAATGTTATTATCGTTGGTTCTGATTGTCCGACCCTGAAATCCCAAATTATCGCAGAAGCATTTCAGGCACTTTCCCAGCACGATTTAGTCCTTGGTCCCGCCACCGATGGCGGTTATTACTTAATTGGTTTATGCCGCTTTATCCCCGACCTATTCACGGGAATTAGCTGGAGTACATCTGAAGTTTTCCAACAAACCCTAGAAATTGCTGAGAAACTTAATTTAAAAGTTGCTTACCTGACCGAACTTTCTGATGTCGATCGGCCCGAAGATCTTTCCTTTGTATATACACATGACCAGAAAAATTTATCTGCAAAGATCTGA